A genomic region of Apium graveolens cultivar Ventura unplaced genomic scaffold, ASM990537v1 ctg48, whole genome shotgun sequence contains the following coding sequences:
- the LOC141702227 gene encoding protein NONRESPONDING TO OXYLIPINS 2, mitochondrial-like: FTSSVVNFIPRSSPSILRPLAQMGALQSLLPLHSAVSSARLTSCIGIYLKVSISLCQGMLYNANPGV, translated from the exons TTTACAAGTTCTGTGGTGAATTTTATTCCTCGATCTTCCCCATCAATATTAAG GCCACTAGCTCAAATGGGTGCTCTTCAGTCTCTGTTGCCACTTCATTCAGCTGTTTCTTCTGCTCGATTGACCTCGTGTATTGGAATCTATTTGAAGGTATCAATATCGTTGTGTCAGGGTATGCTATACAATGCAAACCCcggagtttga